In Symmachiella dynata, the following are encoded in one genomic region:
- a CDS encoding DUF6348 family protein yields the protein MILLATLTGCSESPPSMPGPSNAASQPTADVRGDSTINPLLVKLLRDHGLDATSRDGWILVDNRPSICGAIVREMQPSSNVTSIQIDVYLRVDPDRILMESFAGIGLTKDEAITDGIQNFVANSFHVLLAAFYRDGDDDQVETEQWDINGQSRRVTIGNMGIRGTVPNPDEPPTAWFKALESQIKASSLPPGTHWVRCYYSQMQNQPTALEVLLDNGDWGAVRSEMLQVNWPQGEDFYSVRVFLVVQDSEG from the coding sequence ATGATTCTACTGGCCACTCTGACCGGCTGCTCTGAATCGCCACCGTCAATGCCAGGACCGTCTAACGCAGCATCACAGCCAACAGCAGATGTGCGCGGTGATTCGACCATCAATCCTCTCCTTGTGAAACTGCTGCGCGATCACGGATTGGATGCCACGAGTCGTGATGGCTGGATTCTTGTTGATAATCGTCCATCCATTTGCGGCGCTATTGTCCGAGAAATGCAACCGTCCTCGAACGTGACGAGCATTCAAATTGACGTCTATTTGCGAGTCGACCCAGACCGTATTCTCATGGAATCATTCGCTGGAATCGGCCTGACAAAAGACGAAGCCATAACCGACGGCATTCAGAACTTCGTGGCGAACTCATTCCATGTTCTTCTGGCGGCTTTTTATCGCGATGGCGATGATGATCAGGTCGAAACAGAACAATGGGACATCAATGGCCAATCAAGGCGCGTGACAATCGGAAACATGGGTATCCGAGGCACGGTGCCAAATCCTGATGAGCCACCAACCGCATGGTTTAAGGCCCTCGAATCCCAAATTAAGGCATCCTCGTTGCCACCTGGTACACACTGGGTCCGTTGCTACTATTCCCAAATGCAAAACCAACCAACTGCCCTTGAAGTACTACTTGACAACGGTGATTGGGGTGCAGTCCGGTCCGAAATGTTACAGGTAAACTGGCCCCAAGGCGAAGACTTTTACAGTGTTCGCGTCTTCCTGGTTGTCCAAGACAGCGAAGGGTGA